The following are encoded together in the Macadamia integrifolia cultivar HAES 741 chromosome 10, SCU_Mint_v3, whole genome shotgun sequence genome:
- the LOC122091401 gene encoding tafazzin yields MMGDWVDRGDLWKNRARALQLRIRDRFRVAVHGKRRRTGFSDGYLSASLQRWITRLRKLRRDSLPASSAFYRKRVNRDIDAVEDSVIMRMLQALAVPVIGNVCHVFMHGFNHIQIYGAEKLHQALQQRPEGKPLITVSNHVASVDDPLVIASLLPPSLLLDAHSLRWTLCATDRCFKNPVTSAFFRCVKVLPVSRGDGVYQKGLDMALSKLNNGGWVHIFPEGSRSRDGGKTMGSAKRGVGRLVMDADTMPVVVPFVHTGMQDIMPIGSSFPKIGKTVTVLIGDPIQFDDLLLTVDDTQEVSRAELYDAITSRVGHRLNELKVQVDRLALEQSLQVEGQAVPNAQRANGLLQQVDWEAFGMSSYIQTEDHSFLRPAIQTHLEVNHDQGPGFTSSDRYFRMGFSYESGIVSRIRGYMDPTELMGFAAKGLFMKSRIQEHKCTSFREIAPLRVWKQFLEANILQQWSRS; encoded by the exons ATGATGGGAGACTGGGTTGATCGGGGTGATTTGTGGAAGAACAGGGCTCGAGCACTGCAGCTTCGGATTAGGGATCGTTTTCGCGTCGCCGTTCATGGGAAACGACGTAGGACTGGGTTCTCAGATGGCTATTTATCAGCGTCGCTGCAACGATGGATCACTCGCCTCCGTAAGCTTCGCAGAGATTCATTGCCTGCTTCATCAGCATTTTACCGTAAGCGAG TGAATAGAGATATTGATGCAGTTGAAGATTCAGTCATTATGCGCATGCTTCAGGCTCTGGCAGTTCCAGTTATTGGAAATGTTTGTCATGTGTTTATGCATGGGTTTAACCACATCCAG ATCTATGGTGCAGAAAAGCTACATCAGGCATTACAGCAGAGACCTGAAGGGAAACCCCTGATAACG GTAAGCAATCATGTGGCGTCTGTAGATGATCCGCTTGTCATTGCTTCTCTGTTACCACCAAGTTTATTGTTGGATGCTCACAGCTTGAGATGGACACTCTGTGCTACTGATCGATGCTTTAAAAATCCCGTGACTTCTGCATTCTTCCGATGTGTAAAAGTTTTGCCAGTTTCTCGTGGTGATGGGGTTTATCAAAAG GGTTTGGACATGGCCCTTTCAAAACTGAATAATGGTGGTTGGGTTCATATCTTCCCAGAAGGAAGCCGTTCCCGTGATGGTGGGAAAACCATGGGATCTGCCAAGAGAGGAGTTggaag GTTGGTGATGGATGCAGATACTATGCCTGTTGTTGTTCCCTTTGTACATACAGGGATGCAAGATATCATGCCTATAGGTTCAAGTTTCCCAAAGATTGGCAAGACG GTGACAGTGCTTATAGGTGATCCAATCCAGTTTGACGATTTGCTCCTTACTGTGGATGATACCCAAGAAGTATCTAGAGCAGAATTATATGATGCCATAACTTCTAGGGTTGGTCATCGACTTAATGAGTTAAAAGTCCAAGTTGATAGATTGGCCCTTGAACAGTCGCTTCAAGTCGAAGGTCAAGCAGTACCAAATGCACAACGTGCGAATGGACTTCTGCAGCAGGTGGACTGGGAAGCATTTGGCATGTCAAGTTACATACAGACAGAAGATcattcctttttaagaccgGCAATTCAAACTCATCTGGAGGTAAATCATGATCAAGGACCAGGATTCACTTCTTCTGATAGATACTTTAGGATGGGTTTCTCTTATGAAAGTGGGATTGTTTCAAGGATCCGTGGTTATATGGACCCAACTGAATTAATGGGGTTTGCAGCAAAGGGTTTATTTATGAAGAGCAGAATACAGGAGCATAAATGTACAAGCTTTCGGGAAATTGCTCCGTTGAGGGTCTGGAAACAGTTCCTCGAAGCTAACATTCTCCAGCAATGGAGTCGCAGCTAA